Proteins co-encoded in one Chitinophagales bacterium genomic window:
- a CDS encoding pseudouridine synthase, with translation MVSQHRHFIIHKPYGYMSQFVLPTNQKRQLLGELYDFPEKTMAIGRLDKTTEGLLLLTTDGKMSEAIRSKKVEKEYYAQVDGIMDEAAIEAMKVGVEIGFKGTKYTTKPCKASLLLPPPKFPPRIRKIRDDRHGPTSWVSIILTEGKFKQVRKMTAAVGFPTLRLFRVRIGGIWLGELKAGEVVEVSTEFLIEKGTTAV, from the coding sequence ATGGTTTCTCAACACCGTCATTTCATTATACACAAACCCTACGGCTACATGAGTCAGTTCGTACTCCCTACCAATCAAAAGCGGCAACTGTTGGGAGAACTCTACGATTTTCCCGAAAAAACGATGGCAATAGGGCGTTTGGACAAAACGACAGAAGGTTTGTTGCTGCTAACCACAGACGGCAAAATGAGTGAAGCCATCAGAAGCAAAAAGGTCGAAAAAGAATACTACGCTCAGGTAGATGGCATCATGGACGAAGCTGCAATTGAAGCGATGAAAGTGGGTGTAGAAATCGGTTTTAAAGGTACTAAATACACCACTAAGCCTTGTAAAGCCTCTCTCCTATTGCCGCCGCCTAAGTTTCCTCCACGTATCCGAAAAATTCGAGATGATCGGCATGGCCCTACGAGTTGGGTGTCCATAATTTTGACCGAAGGTAAATTCAAACAGGTTCGGAAAATGACTGCTGCTGTGGGTTTTCCTACTTTGCGGCTGTTTCGGGTGCGTATTGGAGGGATTTGGTTGGGTGAATTGAAGGCGGGGGAAGTGGTGGAAGTGAGTACGGAATTTCTTATAGAAAAAGGAACTACTGCCGTTTAA
- a CDS encoding response regulator transcription factor: MNCIIIEDQPPAQRILKKYVGDLGYLELKGTFSDAIEAMDFLKENAIDLIFLDIHLPKLSGIDFLKILPQAPHIILTTAFSDYALESYELNVVDYLLKPFSFQRFVKAVSKVPVKGQVGQGVESKLETQVPQELFIKSGYEYLKITIADIVFIKSDADYTEIYTPEKKYLASESLRYWLDKLGNNQFIQIHKSYIVNTSKIVKVSGNQIYCGKNTILPIGRAFKEDFVRKFLK, translated from the coding sequence ATGAACTGCATCATCATTGAAGACCAGCCTCCTGCACAGCGCATTCTCAAAAAATATGTGGGAGATTTGGGTTATTTGGAGCTAAAAGGCACTTTTTCGGATGCCATTGAAGCGATGGATTTTTTGAAGGAAAACGCTATTGACCTGATTTTTTTGGATATTCACCTACCCAAATTATCGGGCATTGATTTTCTGAAAATCTTGCCCCAAGCTCCTCACATCATCCTCACAACGGCTTTTTCGGACTATGCTTTGGAAAGCTACGAACTCAATGTGGTGGATTATTTGTTGAAGCCCTTTTCGTTTCAGCGGTTTGTGAAAGCGGTTTCTAAAGTTCCTGTAAAAGGACAAGTGGGTCAAGGTGTTGAGTCCAAATTGGAGACACAAGTCCCACAAGAATTGTTTATCAAATCGGGATATGAATACTTGAAAATTACCATAGCCGACATTGTGTTCATCAAATCCGATGCAGACTATACCGAAATATATACGCCAGAAAAAAAGTACCTTGCCTCCGAATCGCTTCGATATTGGCTCGACAAACTCGGCAACAACCAATTTATTCAAATACACAAATCCTACATCGTCAATACATCAAAAATTGTGAAGGTTTCGGGCAATCAAATTTACTGTGGCAAAAACACGATATTGCCGATTGGAAGAGCGTTTAAGGAGGATTTTGTGCGGAAGTTTTTGAAGTGA
- a CDS encoding HNH endonuclease, translated as MRKSISKGVQASIYVRDKWCCRYCGYEIFFSPSLKALETLAPDKGYYHRNGNKEKMSKLLLDRCGCIDHIIPITEGGTNDTDNLICACWKCNTRKSNDTTQNWKRKIKNISDLKLANNWDGFIGILRKLDSDNEWLKYF; from the coding sequence ATGCGAAAATCAATTTCAAAAGGAGTTCAAGCATCTATTTATGTAAGAGATAAATGGTGTTGTAGGTACTGTGGTTATGAGATATTCTTCTCTCCTTCGTTAAAAGCTTTAGAAACATTAGCTCCAGATAAAGGGTATTATCATAGGAATGGGAATAAAGAAAAAATGTCAAAACTTTTGTTAGATAGGTGCGGCTGTATTGACCATATAATTCCTATAACTGAAGGAGGAACCAATGATACGGATAATTTAATTTGCGCTTGTTGGAAGTGTAATACACGGAAAAGTAATGATACCACCCAGAATTGGAAAAGAAAAATTAAAAATATATCTGATTTAAAATTAGCCAATAATTGGGATGGATTTATAGGCATTTTAAGAAAATTAGATTCTGATAATGAATGGTTGAAATATTTTTAA
- a CDS encoding DNA repair ATPase translates to MAENTVPQTQTSNNQQLEAGTYEIIQARLQKQASDLRQRLTTLNESRKEVFGAIETVLIANDHIATDNNCIAREIVALGNKCIFAYNVHIGLRSQLKLTDVFSVYEFRNQGFHQLPIDLIADKRFEDDFHNLYKYYRNTIFAKFVLKSAFLYMVFQTGKTAVDVKAFKWHILEGELKYIDDRSAPEIQLPPQYAFQWQRAHRDHHRLGAHSHVSILDRVFVETIGGDLTIKIEDNTEDGKGIYSEDVLEKGQTLDDGEYFYADLGNLIALKIRPYREEARYFVYNEKVKEVKRIDSLEDAAILLPESHGIIFPDGYYLQTGEFKRFDKIIRGMQYEKRIASPNGEDYLYVFYHTERAEYILMSYNIIQQKVENPIPCNGYTLFPNGELCYFRAESEPTKHHVLQIWQTPYSRSLATNVGDKADSYLYKVGNKDIVRAMSECHEVLTLLNKEDSYANLYLDLVKKTTEIMDAYYWIGKTEAADLAHPLQEIKAAATSAIEEFEKVQRIKRNTEKAVNETDQKAEALFNQLKRTRFGTVDVYVKALADFRALRGEVISLKELRYVDMGWIETLEEKVAKETDRLSNACVQFLLREDALEPYHQKVKDRQSDIEGIETAMQAADLQEKIDGIGQELELLIDIVSNLKIEDATHTTQIIDSISDIFVGLNQLKAKVKNRKKELLSVEAVAEFNAQLKLLDQSIINYLDLCSTPNKCDEYLTKLMVQAEELEGKFVDFDEFTTKIYDKREEINNAFEAKKLQLTEARNRRAASLQSAANRIFKGIRSRLKNFKEVEEINSYFAADLMVDKVRDIVKQLLVLEDSVKADDLQSQLKALKEEGIRQLKDRKELFVDGENIIKLGRHHFSVNTQPLDLTIVRREGALYFHLTGTNFFEKIDSPELLATKAVWEQDLISENEEVYRGEYLAWLMFKGLIMSEK, encoded by the coding sequence ATGGCAGAAAATACCGTTCCCCAAACTCAAACCTCCAACAACCAACAACTCGAAGCAGGCACTTACGAAATCATACAAGCCCGCCTCCAAAAACAAGCAAGCGATTTACGGCAGCGATTGACGACCCTCAATGAAAGCCGCAAAGAAGTGTTTGGAGCTATAGAAACCGTCTTGATTGCCAACGATCACATTGCGACCGACAACAACTGCATCGCCCGTGAAATCGTGGCATTGGGCAACAAGTGTATCTTTGCCTATAATGTACACATAGGACTTCGTTCCCAATTGAAGCTCACCGACGTATTCAGCGTTTATGAATTTCGCAATCAAGGCTTTCACCAATTGCCGATAGACTTGATTGCAGACAAACGTTTTGAAGACGATTTTCACAACCTCTACAAATACTACCGCAACACCATTTTTGCCAAATTTGTCCTCAAAAGCGCATTTTTATACATGGTGTTTCAGACAGGCAAAACGGCAGTAGATGTAAAGGCCTTCAAATGGCATATTTTGGAAGGAGAATTGAAGTACATAGACGACCGAAGCGCGCCCGAAATCCAATTGCCGCCTCAATATGCCTTTCAATGGCAGCGGGCGCATCGGGACCATCACCGACTGGGCGCACATTCCCATGTTTCGATTTTGGACAGGGTTTTTGTCGAGACAATTGGCGGAGATTTGACCATCAAAATTGAAGACAATACCGAAGATGGCAAGGGAATTTACAGTGAAGATGTGCTGGAAAAAGGGCAAACTTTGGATGATGGCGAGTATTTTTATGCCGACTTGGGCAATCTGATTGCCCTCAAAATTCGCCCTTATCGAGAAGAAGCTCGCTACTTTGTTTACAACGAAAAGGTCAAGGAAGTCAAGCGGATAGACAGCTTGGAGGATGCTGCAATATTGCTGCCCGAAAGTCATGGCATCATTTTTCCAGATGGCTACTACCTCCAAACGGGTGAGTTTAAACGCTTTGACAAAATCATCAGGGGTATGCAGTACGAAAAGCGCATTGCCTCTCCAAATGGCGAAGACTACCTCTATGTGTTCTACCACACCGAAAGGGCCGAATATATTTTGATGTCCTACAACATCATCCAACAAAAGGTCGAAAACCCCATTCCCTGCAATGGCTACACGCTTTTTCCGAATGGCGAACTGTGTTATTTTCGAGCAGAAAGCGAACCGACCAAACACCACGTCCTGCAAATTTGGCAAACGCCTTATTCCCGTTCTTTGGCGACAAATGTGGGCGACAAAGCGGACAGCTACCTTTACAAAGTCGGCAACAAAGACATCGTAAGGGCGATGTCGGAATGTCACGAGGTTTTGACCCTGCTCAACAAGGAGGACAGCTATGCGAACCTTTACTTGGATTTGGTCAAAAAAACCACCGAAATCATGGATGCCTATTATTGGATTGGCAAAACCGAAGCTGCGGATTTAGCCCATCCTTTGCAGGAAATCAAGGCGGCAGCGACTTCTGCGATAGAGGAATTTGAGAAGGTGCAGCGCATCAAACGCAATACCGAAAAGGCGGTCAATGAAACCGACCAAAAAGCGGAAGCATTGTTCAACCAACTCAAACGCACCCGTTTTGGAACGGTGGATGTGTATGTTAAGGCTTTGGCGGATTTTCGGGCTTTGCGGGGCGAGGTGATTTCTTTGAAGGAACTGCGCTATGTGGACATGGGCTGGATTGAAACATTGGAGGAAAAAGTCGCCAAAGAAACCGACCGACTTTCCAATGCTTGTGTGCAGTTTTTGCTGCGAGAAGATGCCCTTGAGCCTTACCACCAAAAAGTCAAAGACCGACAATCCGATATTGAAGGAATTGAAACGGCAATGCAAGCGGCTGATTTGCAGGAGAAAATTGATGGCATTGGGCAAGAATTGGAGTTGTTGATTGACATTGTGAGCAACCTCAAAATCGAAGATGCAACGCATACGACCCAAATCATTGACAGTATTTCCGATATTTTTGTGGGTTTGAACCAATTAAAGGCGAAGGTCAAAAACCGCAAAAAGGAATTGTTGAGCGTGGAAGCAGTGGCAGAATTCAATGCACAATTGAAGCTGCTCGACCAAAGCATCATTAACTACCTCGACCTCTGTTCGACTCCCAACAAATGCGATGAATATTTGACCAAACTGATGGTGCAAGCGGAGGAATTGGAGGGGAAATTTGTGGATTTTGACGAGTTCACCACCAAAATATACGATAAGCGGGAGGAAATCAACAATGCTTTTGAGGCCAAAAAACTGCAATTGACCGAAGCCCGCAACCGTCGAGCAGCTTCCCTTCAAAGTGCTGCAAATCGCATCTTCAAAGGCATCCGCAGCCGCCTCAAAAACTTCAAAGAGGTGGAGGAAATCAACAGCTATTTTGCTGCCGATTTGATGGTGGACAAGGTGCGAGACATTGTGAAACAGTTGTTGGTATTGGAAGATTCGGTGAAAGCGGACGACCTACAAAGTCAATTAAAAGCATTGAAGGAAGAGGGCATTCGTCAATTGAAGGACCGAAAGGAACTATTTGTGGATGGTGAAAATATTATCAAATTAGGACGACACCATTTTTCGGTCAATACGCAACCGCTTGATTTGACCATAGTTCGCCGGGAAGGTGCGCTTTATTTCCACCTGACAGGCACCAATTTTTTCGAGAAAATCGACAGCCCCGAATTGTTGGCTACTAAAGCAGTTTGGGAACAGGATTTGATTTCGGAGAATGAGGAGGTGTATAGAGGGGAGTATTTGGCTTGGTTGATGTTTAAGGGTTTGATAATGAGTGAAAAATAG
- a CDS encoding NADAR family protein: MKLNIIKFYSTADEYGEFSNFADYPIKLKGKIWPTSEHYFQAQKFKGTPYEAKIRKAAKPMLAAQMGRSRKEKLRLDWERVKDSVMLDAVRAKFKQHDELKELLLSTGGAKIVEHTANDSYWGDGGDGKGKNRLGQILVLVREELKEKET, translated from the coding sequence ATGAAACTCAACATCATCAAATTTTACAGCACCGCTGATGAATATGGCGAATTCTCCAACTTTGCAGATTATCCCATCAAATTGAAGGGCAAAATATGGCCTACCTCAGAGCATTATTTTCAAGCCCAAAAATTCAAAGGAACGCCTTATGAAGCCAAAATACGCAAGGCGGCAAAACCTATGTTGGCGGCTCAAATGGGTAGAAGTCGGAAGGAAAAATTGCGATTGGATTGGGAACGGGTGAAAGATTCGGTGATGTTGGATGCGGTGCGGGCAAAGTTCAAACAACACGATGAATTAAAGGAATTGTTACTCTCTACAGGAGGTGCAAAAATCGTGGAACATACTGCCAATGACAGCTATTGGGGAGATGGAGGAGATGGAAAAGGCAAGAATAGATTGGGGCAAATATTGGTGTTGGTACGGGAGGAATTGAAAGAAAAAGAGACTTAA
- a CDS encoding nucleoside 2-deoxyribosyltransferase domain-containing protein, with protein sequence MQNNQIRTLFSRKHDTVFQKLGVFLAGPTPPDEAMSTGWRRVITEKLKQDKRLDASMIVVSPEPESGYWAEIDNPNPQNELEVVRDKQMPWELQYLNLCDITAFWLPTYWTTERAEYFAPNIGPTSRWEFGFFFQEYLKNPQKRHFIIGSPEDAESIKWAKKITAIYGIQWHWLKKADKSKLVADSFIEEIAQTLIQNKWKY encoded by the coding sequence ATGCAAAACAACCAAATTAGAACCTTGTTTTCTCGAAAACACGATACCGTTTTCCAAAAATTGGGGGTATTTTTAGCAGGGCCAACGCCGCCAGATGAAGCGATGTCAACAGGATGGAGAAGAGTCATTACCGAAAAATTGAAGCAGGATAAGCGTTTGGATGCTAGTATGATAGTGGTTTCACCCGAACCCGAAAGTGGTTATTGGGCAGAAATTGACAATCCCAATCCACAAAATGAATTGGAGGTGGTAAGGGACAAACAAATGCCGTGGGAGCTGCAATATTTGAACTTATGCGACATCACCGCTTTTTGGTTGCCAACTTATTGGACTACCGAAAGGGCGGAGTACTTTGCACCAAATATAGGTCCTACGAGTAGATGGGAGTTTGGTTTTTTCTTCCAAGAATACTTGAAAAATCCTCAAAAACGGCATTTCATCATTGGTAGTCCTGAAGATGCGGAAAGTATCAAATGGGCAAAGAAAATAACTGCTATTTATGGAATCCAGTGGCATTGGTTGAAGAAAGCAGACAAATCCAAATTAGTGGCAGATTCGTTTATTGAAGAAATAGCACAGACTTTGATTCAAAACAAATGGAAGTATTGA
- a CDS encoding tetratricopeptide repeat protein, which yields MKNVAQILFIFILLIFGGMDVVAQSKTIPKTNSRTNSNTGTRTAPKASSSSNSKTTSQADSKTPTPTRTVKKKKDKDLSGFDLRYQDMVARYNRYFNATIRYMEGTTKLIEDNQDSYQDVLTVYPYNGGDGTRASTEMSAVIDKTSAMIQIRPYSKWVDDAYLLLGKANFLMGDYDKAVQSFKYITTQYSSEIRKKPPVQSKKKRAKIRAKERELTQKEREKQSEALKSEREKAKKEKAKERAKDKKETQKERAAAEKERDSAKKEELKKREEAQKEREQAKKEELKQREELQKERAKDKKEIAKQRAKDKKELAKQRANDKKEREKEKKRRLKAKKKGKKYAPTYKPKTTEVEKEDTPEPDKPSKKEKASNKKEDKAAKEASEETDTPVEELPVVEEEMVEDEVIDDLEETIAEEDIKEEVDEGPSAKELKRLERKSSKKYVSNGMFSHDLVNYDAQIWMIRTYIDMAEYGQAATVLDRLEQDETFPKRLAGEYSMLKAHYCLKRGNRGEAKLALQDAVRKVGKKEGKARLYFILGQLEEKDQNYEEAIAAFKKTIKAKPVIYDMEFHARVNVIRSKMRNDVYSTTEAIRALEKMLKDDKNEELQDQIYFAMAEVAIEAGDIAMATEYFKKAAEVSTANDEQKALAFLRLAEIFFENETFVQAGIFYDSTLVYLSKEYENYEEISRKKEVLSDLVAFSQAVELQDSLQQIANLPNAERVERIEELIAYFADEAEKKKQAQLAALEQEVDKKDKKSDTWLFYNPSLVERGKGEFRAEWGDRPRVNNWRISSKISTGDYLTSANDATELSTSGLNQAELQAQIDANRGEITRDGIMAILPLTEAKMKESNQKIKDGLYGMGKIYNDKLDNPQKAKGIYEELQRRYPDNEYAQEVLYSLYLISQKLGLTADADKYKKQLLSQYSDGKYAKIVQSPDYAKELNKKGEELQVYYEKTYQLFKQDKFDEVTTRIEDVNKKFEENTLQPKFDLLAAMVVGHAQDKENYITALEGVVSKYPEDEVKDKATEILKYLRGQTSEASGETEAAGLYSYNPDSRHYFLVALDSYTSKINSVINNFSDFNQSSFNSDRLKVQQMLLDPEHQVVLIKQFDNADKAMIYYKTVKNKEVEVMQGADVGYQFFVISKSNFTQYFKQKDANAYMEFFMSKYVK from the coding sequence TTGAAAAACGTAGCTCAAATACTCTTTATTTTTATATTGCTCATTTTTGGTGGAATGGATGTAGTAGCGCAATCCAAAACGATACCAAAAACCAATTCGAGAACCAATTCTAATACAGGAACTCGAACTGCCCCCAAAGCCAGTTCGAGTTCCAATTCAAAAACGACATCCCAAGCGGATTCAAAAACACCGACACCTACCCGAACGGTAAAAAAGAAGAAAGACAAGGATTTGTCAGGTTTTGACCTTCGCTATCAAGACATGGTAGCACGCTACAACCGCTACTTCAATGCCACCATACGGTATATGGAAGGAACAACCAAACTCATTGAAGACAATCAAGATTCCTATCAAGATGTCCTAACCGTTTACCCCTACAATGGTGGAGACGGCACTAGAGCAAGTACCGAAATGAGTGCAGTCATAGACAAAACTTCGGCAATGATTCAGATTCGCCCTTACAGCAAATGGGTAGACGATGCTTATTTGTTACTGGGGAAAGCCAATTTTTTGATGGGTGATTACGACAAAGCTGTTCAGTCTTTCAAATACATTACGACTCAATACAGCAGCGAAATCCGAAAAAAACCTCCTGTTCAATCAAAAAAGAAACGTGCGAAAATACGTGCAAAGGAAAGGGAACTAACCCAAAAAGAACGTGAAAAACAATCTGAAGCACTGAAAAGTGAAAGGGAAAAGGCAAAGAAAGAAAAAGCCAAAGAGCGAGCAAAAGATAAGAAAGAAACCCAAAAAGAAAGAGCTGCTGCCGAAAAAGAGAGGGACTCAGCTAAAAAAGAAGAACTAAAGAAAAGAGAAGAGGCTCAAAAAGAACGAGAACAGGCGAAGAAGGAAGAATTGAAACAGAGAGAGGAACTTCAAAAAGAGCGAGCCAAAGACAAAAAAGAAATAGCAAAGCAAAGAGCTAAGGACAAGAAGGAACTGGCAAAACAGAGGGCAAATGATAAAAAAGAACGTGAAAAGGAAAAGAAAAGACGTTTGAAGGCGAAAAAGAAAGGAAAAAAATATGCTCCTACTTACAAACCCAAAACTACGGAAGTAGAAAAAGAGGATACTCCCGAACCAGATAAACCTTCAAAAAAGGAAAAGGCATCCAATAAAAAAGAAGACAAAGCTGCAAAAGAAGCGTCAGAAGAAACTGATACGCCTGTCGAAGAACTACCTGTGGTAGAAGAGGAAATGGTAGAGGATGAAGTGATAGATGACCTTGAGGAAACAATAGCCGAAGAAGATATTAAGGAGGAAGTAGATGAAGGTCCAAGTGCGAAGGAATTGAAACGTTTGGAGCGAAAATCCTCTAAAAAATATGTGAGCAATGGCATGTTTAGCCACGATCTGGTGAACTACGATGCTCAGATATGGATGATTCGTACATATATAGACATGGCCGAATATGGTCAAGCGGCTACAGTTTTGGATAGATTAGAACAGGATGAAACTTTCCCCAAACGTTTGGCGGGTGAATACAGTATGCTCAAAGCCCATTATTGCCTAAAACGTGGCAATCGAGGAGAAGCCAAACTTGCATTGCAGGATGCAGTGAGAAAGGTAGGTAAAAAAGAAGGGAAAGCGAGGTTGTATTTTATTTTGGGGCAACTGGAAGAAAAAGACCAAAACTATGAAGAAGCCATTGCAGCCTTTAAGAAAACTATTAAGGCAAAACCTGTGATATATGACATGGAGTTTCACGCAAGGGTGAATGTGATTCGCTCCAAAATGCGAAACGATGTGTACAGTACAACTGAAGCTATTCGTGCCTTGGAGAAAATGCTCAAAGATGATAAAAACGAAGAACTGCAAGACCAAATTTACTTTGCCATGGCAGAAGTAGCTATTGAAGCGGGTGACATTGCTATGGCTACTGAATACTTCAAAAAAGCGGCTGAGGTAAGCACGGCTAATGATGAACAAAAAGCTTTGGCATTCTTACGGTTAGCAGAGATATTTTTTGAGAACGAAACCTTTGTACAAGCAGGTATTTTCTACGACAGTACACTGGTTTACCTTTCCAAAGAATACGAAAACTACGAAGAAATTTCTCGAAAAAAAGAGGTGCTTTCCGATTTGGTAGCCTTTTCACAAGCAGTAGAATTGCAGGACAGTTTGCAGCAAATTGCCAACCTTCCGAACGCAGAACGAGTGGAACGGATTGAAGAATTGATTGCCTATTTTGCAGATGAAGCAGAGAAGAAAAAACAGGCGCAGTTGGCAGCTTTGGAGCAAGAAGTGGATAAAAAAGACAAAAAAAGTGATACTTGGCTTTTCTACAACCCTTCTTTGGTAGAACGAGGCAAAGGCGAATTTAGAGCAGAATGGGGCGATAGACCCCGTGTGAACAATTGGCGAATATCTAGTAAGATTTCAACTGGTGATTACCTCACAAGTGCCAACGATGCGACAGAACTCAGTACCAGTGGATTAAATCAAGCAGAGCTACAAGCACAAATCGATGCAAATCGAGGTGAAATTACCCGTGATGGTATCATGGCGATTTTACCCTTGACGGAGGCGAAAATGAAGGAATCGAACCAAAAAATCAAGGATGGTTTGTATGGAATGGGTAAGATTTACAACGACAAACTCGATAATCCACAAAAAGCCAAAGGAATTTACGAGGAGTTGCAACGCCGATATCCTGATAACGAATATGCACAAGAGGTGCTTTATAGTCTCTACTTGATTTCGCAAAAATTGGGGCTTACCGCTGATGCCGATAAGTACAAGAAACAGCTGTTGTCGCAATATTCAGATGGAAAATATGCAAAAATCGTTCAGTCACCAGACTATGCAAAAGAGCTGAACAAGAAAGGTGAAGAATTGCAGGTTTACTACGAAAAAACCTACCAACTTTTCAAACAAGATAAATTTGACGAGGTGACTACACGAATAGAAGATGTCAATAAAAAGTTTGAAGAAAATACACTTCAACCCAAATTTGACCTATTGGCTGCAATGGTAGTCGGACATGCACAAGACAAAGAGAATTACATTACTGCATTGGAAGGAGTTGTGTCAAAATACCCCGAAGATGAGGTGAAAGATAAGGCAACCGAAATTTTGAAGTATTTGAGAGGGCAAACTTCGGAAGCGAGTGGTGAAACGGAGGCTGCGGGTTTGTACAGTTACAATCCAGATAGCCGACACTATTTTTTAGTAGCACTGGACAGTTATACTTCAAAAATCAACTCGGTCATCAACAATTTTTCCGACTTCAATCAAAGCAGTTTCAATAGCGATCGTCTGAAAGTTCAGCAAATGTTGTTGGATCCCGAACATCAGGTAGTACTCATAAAGCAGTTTGACAATGCAGACAAGGCAATGATTTACTACAAAACTGTAAAAAACAAAGAGGTAGAAGTAATGCAGGGTGCAGATGTTGGGTATCAATTTTTTGTGATTTCTAAATCCAACTTCACCCAATACTTCAAACAGAAAGATGCCAATGCATACATGGAGTTTTTTATGAGTAAGTATGTGAAGTAA
- a CDS encoding SAM-dependent methyltransferase, giving the protein MENIRYEIEAEKPFSQSLIWQLNRDYYNKVGINAWRKGTVPHHLTSNSMVGKTYAELIFGFLKDLAYKGQTKEKVYIIELGTGHGRLSFHILKHLGRLIGQTSLVLPPYCYVLSDIVEENLDFFDTHPQFQPYYEQGLLDLTYFDAVEGKKLMLRRSGREISPQDLKQPLLVIANYFFDSIPSDLFYFKDKKISACSIALEATENPEGMKKASTLLKKMELVFTKYPLEEPFYTEAILNEILEEYRDLVFNTYLFFPHKGLQCVHNLRQLSQKGLILISMDKGDHEIHDLENEKKPEMITHGSMSFSVNYHAFAAYCKKQGGKALFPSFSTFELELGCLFFLPETETYTETQAAYQRVVDDYGPDDFHGHKKFMYKHIKNINLPELIGMLRLAAYDSTLFRNVLPRLKKLSTQLTFNERTRLAQTMRQTWDMYFTGIEPDDLAFEIAGIFYQLGFYEDALTYFEYSVELFGYTADGYYNKALCYYQLRKDMLFKRTVLEAKLHFAEENFDFLDNLDLKAV; this is encoded by the coding sequence ATGGAAAATATACGTTACGAAATTGAAGCTGAAAAGCCTTTTTCGCAAAGCCTAATATGGCAACTCAACCGTGATTATTACAACAAAGTTGGCATTAACGCTTGGCGCAAAGGCACTGTACCGCATCACCTTACCAGCAATTCGATGGTCGGCAAAACCTATGCTGAGTTGATTTTTGGTTTTTTGAAAGACTTGGCGTACAAAGGCCAGACCAAAGAGAAAGTATATATTATAGAGTTGGGAACAGGACATGGCCGTTTGTCATTTCACATCCTCAAACATTTGGGGCGGTTGATTGGACAGACAAGTTTGGTATTACCTCCTTATTGTTATGTACTCAGTGACATCGTAGAAGAAAACCTCGACTTTTTTGATACACATCCACAGTTTCAACCTTATTATGAGCAAGGTTTGTTGGATTTGACTTATTTTGATGCAGTTGAAGGTAAAAAACTCATGCTTCGTCGATCTGGCAGGGAGATTTCACCCCAAGACTTGAAGCAACCTTTATTGGTCATTGCCAATTATTTTTTTGACTCTATCCCCTCTGATCTTTTCTATTTTAAAGACAAAAAAATCTCTGCCTGTTCCATTGCGCTCGAAGCGACCGAAAACCCAGAAGGGATGAAAAAAGCATCTACCTTACTCAAAAAAATGGAATTGGTGTTTACCAAATACCCTCTCGAGGAACCCTTCTACACAGAAGCTATTTTAAACGAAATATTGGAAGAGTATCGAGATTTGGTCTTCAATACCTACCTCTTTTTTCCACACAAAGGACTGCAATGCGTACACAATCTGCGCCAATTATCCCAAAAAGGCTTGATACTCATTTCGATGGATAAAGGAGATCACGAAATCCATGACCTCGAAAATGAGAAGAAACCCGAAATGATTACGCATGGAAGTATGTCTTTTTCCGTCAATTACCATGCCTTTGCTGCCTACTGCAAAAAACAGGGAGGAAAAGCACTTTTTCCTTCTTTCTCTACTTTTGAATTAGAACTGGGCTGTCTCTTTTTTCTGCCTGAAACGGAAACCTATACCGAAACACAGGCTGCTTATCAGCGTGTAGTAGATGATTATGGGCCTGACGATTTTCACGGACACAAAAAATTTATGTACAAACACATCAAAAATATCAACTTACCCGAATTGATAGGAATGTTGCGTTTAGCAGCCTACGATTCGACTTTGTTTAGAAATGTACTCCCCCGTTTGAAAAAACTCTCCACACAACTTACCTTCAATGAGCGCACCCGTTTGGCACAAACCATGCGCCAAACGTGGGATATGTATTTCACAGGAATTGAACCAGATGACCTTGCTTTTGAGATAGCAGGTATTTTTTACCAACTTGGTTTCTATGAAGATGCTCTAACGTATTTTGAATATTCGGTCGAGTTATTTGGTTATACAGCAGATGGATATTACAACAAAGCTTTGTGTTATTACCAATTGCGGAAAGATATGTTGTTTAAGCGGACAGTCCTTGAAGCCAAACTGCATTTTGCAGAAGAAAACTTCGATTTTTTGGATAATTTGGATTTGAAGGCGGTATAA